Proteins found in one Paenibacillus sp. FSL R10-2782 genomic segment:
- a CDS encoding MBL fold metallo-hydrolase, which produces MEISKGVEMLHLDYHGNIIHPILLWDQEMAVLIDTGFPGQFEDLRVAIEKVGVSLNKLKAVILTHQDVDHIGSLPEILQECGHNVKVYAHELDKPYIQGEIPLLKDDHLENPPKGKVDDTLIDGQELPFCGRIRIIHTSGHTPGHISLYLRQSKTLIAGDSMYSVNGILGGIHVPTTLDMNAARLSLKKYLDFDIASVVCYHGGLSNVNVNDQILGLSQGL; this is translated from the coding sequence ATGGAAATTTCAAAGGGAGTAGAAATGCTTCATCTAGATTATCATGGGAATATTATTCACCCCATTCTTTTGTGGGATCAAGAAATGGCTGTTTTAATAGACACCGGATTCCCAGGGCAATTTGAAGATTTACGCGTGGCCATAGAAAAGGTAGGCGTGTCGTTAAACAAACTAAAAGCTGTGATTTTGACGCATCAGGACGTGGATCATATAGGCAGTCTTCCTGAGATTTTGCAGGAGTGCGGCCATAATGTTAAAGTATATGCTCACGAACTGGATAAGCCGTATATTCAGGGGGAGATCCCTCTTTTAAAAGATGATCACCTTGAGAATCCCCCGAAGGGGAAAGTGGACGATACCTTAATAGATGGTCAGGAACTGCCGTTTTGCGGCAGGATTCGCATCATCCATACTTCTGGGCATACCCCTGGTCATATCAGCCTTTATTTAAGACAAAGTAAGACCCTCATTGCCGGGGATTCGATGTACAGTGTAAACGGGATTCTCGGGGGCATTCATGTCCCGACCACACTGGATATGAATGCCGCTCGTCTCTCATTGAAAAAGTATTTAGATTTCGACATTGCATCCGTGGTTTGTTATCACGGGGGACTAAGTAATGTAAATGTGAATGATCAGATATTAGGACTTAGCCAAGGTTTATGA
- a CDS encoding iron ABC transporter permease translates to MNQPRNATARSIGIIVLLVVLTILVAILSMNVGKMNLSPMEVFKVIIGEGTRKQNLIVFDFRLPRIVLGILVGIGMAISGCIMQSLLKNDMASPGTLGISSGSGLFVLLYVTVFASEGLFSPIVLPGLAFAGGIVAAILIFLFAYRRRKEISPTGLILTGVAMGSGYSALSLMITLKLDEKQYDFALRWQAGNLWGDDWSYIMVLLPWVLIISFYVFYKSYTLNALNLGNQTASGLGVAIKGEFIGLTIAAVALASGSVALGGNFFFVGMVSPHLARKLVGPNHKLLLPTTALVGALVILIADTITRTISFGVDIPTGIIITILVTPYFLYLLSKAN, encoded by the coding sequence TTGAACCAGCCTCGCAATGCAACTGCCAGAAGTATAGGGATTATTGTATTGTTAGTTGTGCTGACGATCCTGGTGGCGATACTCAGTATGAATGTGGGCAAGATGAATCTGTCCCCTATGGAAGTATTCAAGGTTATCATCGGTGAAGGGACTCGCAAGCAGAATCTGATTGTGTTTGATTTTCGCCTGCCGCGTATCGTTCTAGGTATATTGGTCGGCATCGGTATGGCTATTTCGGGTTGTATTATGCAGAGCTTACTTAAAAACGACATGGCCAGTCCTGGTACGCTGGGAATCAGTTCTGGCTCCGGTTTGTTCGTACTTTTGTATGTTACTGTATTCGCCAGTGAGGGATTGTTTTCGCCTATCGTCCTGCCGGGACTGGCCTTTGCAGGGGGCATTGTAGCGGCAATCCTCATTTTCTTGTTCGCCTATAGGCGGAGGAAGGAAATTTCGCCGACCGGCTTGATTTTAACAGGCGTTGCTATGGGCAGTGGTTATTCCGCATTGTCATTGATGATTACACTGAAGCTAGATGAGAAGCAATATGATTTTGCTTTGCGTTGGCAGGCTGGAAATCTGTGGGGAGATGACTGGAGCTACATTATGGTACTGCTTCCTTGGGTACTCATCATTAGTTTTTACGTCTTTTATAAGTCGTACACTCTTAATGCGTTGAACCTGGGGAACCAGACGGCATCGGGACTGGGGGTAGCGATCAAAGGGGAATTTATTGGTCTTACTATTGCTGCGGTGGCGCTTGCTTCGGGTAGCGTAGCCCTTGGCGGGAACTTCTTTTTTGTAGGTATGGTTAGTCCACATCTGGCGCGCAAGCTGGTAGGGCCTAATCATAAGCTGCTGCTGCCTACAACAGCGTTGGTAGGAGCACTCGTTATCCTGATCGCGGATACGATCACCCGAACCATTAGTTTTGGTGTAGATATCCCGACAGGCATCATTATCACAATCCTGGTGACTCCTTATTTCCTCTATTTATTGTCGAAGGCCAACTGA
- a CDS encoding VOC family protein, with product MSIDVYLNFNGNCREAAEFYAEVFETDKPEIMTFAQTPPNPEYQLPEEAKDLVMHTRLDIDGSNVMFSDVFPGMPFVVGNNISLSFVNKDMDKIKSLFDKLKEGGEVGMELQETFWSKCYGSLKDKFGIEWQLNCESEETDEEAPEK from the coding sequence ATGTCCATTGATGTTTACCTTAATTTTAATGGGAACTGCCGTGAAGCAGCGGAATTTTACGCAGAAGTATTTGAAACGGACAAACCAGAAATCATGACCTTTGCTCAAACGCCGCCTAACCCTGAATATCAGCTGCCAGAAGAAGCAAAAGATTTAGTCATGCATACACGCCTTGATATCGATGGGAGTAATGTTATGTTTTCTGATGTTTTTCCTGGCATGCCTTTTGTTGTCGGAAACAATATAAGCCTCTCCTTCGTCAATAAGGACATGGATAAAATTAAATCACTATTTGATAAACTGAAAGAAGGTGGAGAAGTAGGCATGGAGCTTCAAGAAACATTTTGGAGTAAATGCTATGGTAGTCTTAAAGACAAATTCGGAATAGAGTGGCAGTTGAATTGTGAAAGTGAAGAAACAGACGAGGAAGCTCCTGAAAAATAG
- a CDS encoding helix-turn-helix domain-containing protein produces the protein MAIKGQRFKTYSDEIKKEAIRLHVEERWTYRKITEHFEIQDHGRVKKWMKRYRELGEFGLLDQRGRRKEYIDQDRYVQKLKRENEMLKKCLEIWMQEVKRTNIASLRAPQRIMPLATSANSLLSPEVDITLS, from the coding sequence ATGGCGATTAAAGGACAGAGGTTTAAAACATACTCGGATGAGATCAAAAAAGAGGCCATTCGTTTACATGTGGAGGAAAGATGGACTTATCGGAAAATTACGGAGCATTTTGAGATTCAAGATCACGGGAGAGTGAAGAAATGGATGAAGAGATACCGAGAGCTAGGGGAATTTGGGCTACTGGATCAACGGGGGCGTCGTAAAGAATATATCGATCAGGATAGATATGTTCAAAAGCTCAAACGGGAAAATGAAATGCTAAAAAAGTGTTTGGAAATCTGGATGCAGGAGGTAAAACGCACAAATATAGCGTCATTGAGAGCGCCGCAAAGGATTATGCCGTTAGCGACCTCTGCAAACTCTTTGCTGTCTCCAGAAGTGGATATTACGCTTTCTTGA
- a CDS encoding DUF3934 family protein, whose translation MGAKSKGGGTGRGTGSKGWTRWNKTAKPTRVKSAATGAPGSKPAGGAKGGSTKPSGNKSGGRSK comes from the coding sequence ATGGGTGCAAAAAGCAAGGGCGGCGGAACCGGCAGAGGTACAGGTAGTAAGGGCTGGACACGCTGGAACAAAACAGCCAAGCCCACAAGGGTGAAAAGCGCTGCTACAGGCGCACCGGGAAGTAAACCCGCAGGCGGCGCAAAAGGTGGCAGCACCAAACCAAGTGGTAATAAAAGCGGCGGCAGAAGTAAGTAA
- a CDS encoding amidohydrolase family protein translates to MSTGLHFINVHLPHREDPHLYELKAEGGKWVSIRRQDHFLDAGDNAASRLIAPQQAGPDLKRLTDADCIDLRGGIMLPGLVDCHMHLDKAFSLEQVPNRSGTLQEAIHNYSQAVQSFSKEQLAERMWTAARMALSYGTTTIRSHLDFPVHLGREVAFRTIEAALEVREKLKGSMAIQYALMVPFRANHEAADEAVEEALRMGIDVLGGAPHLADDPEREIDRVFRLAERFGVPVDLHADESDDPGKRTVLSIAEHTIGCGYQGKVTADHLCSLSAMTEKDAQHVMEKMKEARLNAVTLPAVNLYLQGREDRGLVRRGTTRIRELLAEGIPLAAASDNIQDPFHPFGRGDLIQIAQITSYAAHMGSERDLVQLLRMITDIPAGITGCEGYGIEEGHACNFVVTDAADVTQLLSGTKMSRWVYTCGGWQSALHAAQAYA, encoded by the coding sequence ATGAGTACGGGGCTGCATTTCATTAATGTACACCTTCCGCATCGCGAAGACCCCCATCTGTATGAACTAAAGGCGGAGGGTGGGAAATGGGTTAGCATCCGGCGGCAAGACCATTTCCTTGATGCGGGGGATAACGCCGCTTCCCGTCTGATTGCTCCGCAGCAGGCCGGACCGGACCTGAAACGGCTGACAGACGCGGATTGCATTGATCTGCGGGGCGGCATTATGCTTCCCGGGCTGGTCGACTGTCATATGCATCTGGACAAAGCCTTTTCACTCGAACAGGTGCCGAACCGCTCCGGCACGCTTCAGGAAGCCATTCATAATTACAGCCAGGCCGTACAGAGCTTCAGCAAGGAGCAGTTGGCGGAGCGCATGTGGACGGCCGCCAGAATGGCGCTGAGCTACGGGACCACGACCATAAGGAGCCACCTTGACTTCCCTGTTCATCTGGGGAGAGAGGTGGCCTTTAGGACGATTGAGGCGGCCTTGGAGGTACGGGAGAAGCTAAAGGGCAGTATGGCGATCCAATATGCGTTGATGGTTCCGTTCCGCGCCAATCATGAAGCTGCGGATGAGGCAGTCGAGGAAGCACTGCGTATGGGGATTGATGTACTGGGCGGTGCCCCTCATCTGGCAGACGACCCTGAAAGGGAGATTGACAGGGTTTTTCGGCTGGCAGAACGTTTTGGGGTACCCGTTGATCTGCATGCGGATGAAAGTGACGATCCCGGGAAAAGAACTGTGCTAAGCATAGCAGAGCATACGATTGGCTGCGGTTATCAAGGCAAGGTGACGGCAGATCATCTGTGCTCGCTGTCTGCGATGACGGAAAAGGATGCACAGCATGTGATGGAGAAGATGAAGGAAGCCCGTCTGAACGCGGTAACGCTGCCTGCTGTGAACCTGTATCTTCAGGGACGGGAAGATCGCGGCCTGGTAAGACGGGGCACAACACGAATTCGTGAGCTGCTTGCAGAAGGTATTCCGCTGGCAGCGGCCTCCGACAACATTCAAGACCCGTTCCATCCGTTCGGGCGCGGGGATCTGATACAGATCGCCCAAATCACATCGTATGCGGCCCATATGGGCAGTGAACGGGATCTAGTACAGCTGCTGCGGATGATCACGGATATACCTGCTGGGATTACAGGCTGCGAAGGGTACGGAATAGAAGAAGGGCATGCCTGCAACTTTGTTGTAACGGATGCGGCTGATGTGACGCAACTGCTGTCAGGCACAAAAATGAGCCGTTGGGTGTATACCTGCGGCGGCTGGCAGTCCGCTCTGCATGCAGCTCAGGCATATGCGTAA
- the ggt gene encoding gamma-glutamyltransferase — protein sequence MVASITGTQTMVVSPHYLASAAGSRILQQGGNAFDAAVAVSACLAVVYPHMTGLGGDSFWLTYSSQEGKVRAYNASGRSGSRVTAACFAGESAIPQRGPRSVIAVPGMVDGWDAVLREYGSKTLAEVLEPAIYYALEGFPLSPNQHVNTAERFEVLEAYPQTAAIYLPGGKVPEQGSRFVQAALGGSLQQLADHGRDVFYSGSVGQEIVHSLAEQGGLLTLEDFARHRGEWVEPIKGSYRGLDLYQVPPNSQGFTGIMALHILEQFDLGNIEHGSFDYYHLLVEALKLSFHDRNRYLTDPRFSSIPLDRLLSKSYAADLAACIDMGRSLPMDTQPVGNDTAYAAVVDEEGNAVSFIQSLYFEFGSAVTGGDTGILLQNRGSFFSLDPSHVNRLEPDKRTFHTLMPAMVCRNGKPYILYGTQGGEGQPQTQTALLTRMVDYGMDPQTAVHEPRWVWGRTWGEETQELRLEGRIAKEVQRRLKLAGHAVKPVEDFAGAMGHAHAILIDDSGLRLGGTDPRCDGAAIGW from the coding sequence ATGGTTGCATCGATTACAGGAACACAAACGATGGTTGTCAGCCCTCATTATTTGGCAAGCGCGGCCGGATCGCGTATTTTGCAGCAGGGGGGTAACGCTTTTGATGCCGCCGTGGCGGTGAGCGCCTGTCTTGCCGTCGTATACCCACATATGACGGGACTGGGTGGCGATTCCTTCTGGCTGACCTATAGCAGCCAGGAGGGAAAAGTCAGGGCCTATAATGCGAGCGGCCGTTCGGGCAGCCGGGTTACAGCCGCCTGCTTTGCGGGCGAATCCGCCATCCCGCAGCGGGGACCTCGCAGCGTCATTGCCGTGCCGGGCATGGTGGACGGCTGGGATGCCGTACTGCGCGAATACGGCTCAAAGACGCTGGCAGAGGTGCTTGAGCCCGCGATCTACTATGCGCTGGAAGGCTTCCCGCTGTCGCCGAACCAGCATGTCAATACGGCCGAGCGCTTCGAGGTGCTGGAGGCTTATCCGCAGACGGCGGCAATCTATCTGCCCGGAGGGAAGGTCCCCGAGCAGGGTAGCCGCTTTGTGCAGGCTGCTTTGGGAGGCAGCCTGCAGCAGCTTGCGGATCACGGTCGGGACGTATTTTATTCAGGCAGTGTTGGTCAGGAGATTGTTCACTCACTTGCGGAGCAGGGCGGTCTACTGACGCTGGAGGATTTTGCGAGGCACAGAGGTGAATGGGTGGAGCCGATCAAAGGGAGTTACCGTGGTCTTGATCTTTACCAGGTTCCACCGAACTCACAGGGTTTTACCGGCATTATGGCGCTTCATATTCTCGAACAGTTTGATTTGGGCAATATAGAGCACGGTTCCTTTGATTACTATCACCTGCTTGTAGAGGCACTGAAGCTGAGCTTCCACGACCGCAACCGGTATTTGACAGACCCTCGATTTTCCTCCATCCCTCTGGACCGTCTGCTGTCCAAGTCCTACGCCGCGGATCTGGCAGCCTGCATCGATATGGGCCGCTCCCTACCGATGGATACCCAGCCAGTAGGCAATGATACGGCATACGCAGCGGTAGTAGACGAAGAGGGTAATGCCGTCTCCTTTATCCAGAGCCTGTATTTTGAATTTGGCTCGGCGGTGACAGGAGGAGATACCGGCATTCTGCTGCAGAACCGGGGTTCGTTCTTTTCCCTTGATCCGTCGCATGTGAATAGGCTTGAACCCGACAAGAGAACATTTCATACGCTGATGCCGGCGATGGTCTGTCGCAATGGGAAGCCGTATATTTTATATGGCACCCAGGGAGGGGAAGGTCAGCCGCAGACGCAGACCGCGCTGCTGACCCGCATGGTCGATTACGGCATGGACCCGCAGACCGCCGTGCATGAACCGCGCTGGGTGTGGGGCCGAACCTGGGGGGAAGAAACGCAAGAGCTGAGACTGGAAGGCCGGATCGCTAAAGAAGTGCAGCGTCGTTTGAAGTTGGCCGGGCACGCGGTAAAACCGGTTGAGGATTTTGCTGGAGCCATGGGGCACGCGCATGCCATTTTGATTGATGACAGTGGCTTACGGCTCGGCGGCACGGACCCCCGCTGCGATGGAGCGGCCATCGGCTGGTGA
- a CDS encoding DUF6809 family protein has product MSILEDLYYGEWYPSERIRTKNPELELTHQKISASMENLKARLPEHDYKLIEELSDLNDVLISILSASDYISGYKTGALMMLEIFDGRNYRN; this is encoded by the coding sequence ATGAGTATCTTGGAGGATTTATATTACGGCGAATGGTATCCAAGTGAACGAATCAGGACGAAAAACCCTGAGCTTGAACTAACCCATCAGAAAATATCCGCTTCTATGGAAAATCTAAAAGCAAGATTACCAGAACACGACTATAAATTAATTGAGGAGTTATCGGATTTAAATGATGTTCTAATTTCTATATTATCTGCTTCTGATTATATTTCTGGGTACAAAACGGGAGCTTTGATGATGTTAGAAATATTTGATGGGAGAAATTATCGAAACTAA
- a CDS encoding IS3 family transposase, producing the protein MESAAKDYAVSDLCKLFAVSRSGYYAFLKRKGVERDQAAKELIQKVYERYNGVYGYRQIQLFLLHAHGVWMNHKKVLRIMQDLGIRSRIRRKHRCNYVSSEGGRVAKKILKRDFNADAPNPKWVTDITQYRVGEKWLYLSAVKDLFNNEIIAYQMSTRNDNELVLRTFQQAWTQQKDVTGLIVHSDQGFQYTSHAYKGWRPNQHVSPRQLL; encoded by the coding sequence ATTGAGAGCGCCGCAAAGGATTATGCCGTTAGCGACCTCTGCAAACTCTTTGCTGTCTCCAGAAGTGGATATTACGCTTTCTTGAAACGTAAAGGAGTAGAACGGGACCAGGCCGCGAAAGAACTCATCCAAAAGGTGTATGAACGGTATAACGGAGTCTACGGTTATCGCCAAATTCAACTGTTCCTGCTACACGCCCATGGGGTTTGGATGAATCATAAGAAGGTACTCAGAATCATGCAGGATCTAGGAATTCGTTCGAGAATCCGCCGAAAGCATCGTTGTAATTATGTTTCTTCTGAAGGAGGTCGGGTGGCAAAAAAAATATTGAAACGGGATTTCAACGCGGATGCTCCCAACCCAAAATGGGTGACAGATATTACGCAATATCGTGTAGGCGAGAAGTGGCTCTATCTCTCAGCCGTGAAGGATTTGTTCAATAACGAAATTATCGCTTATCAAATGAGCACCAGGAACGACAATGAACTGGTTCTCCGAACCTTTCAGCAGGCGTGGACTCAGCAAAAAGACGTGACCGGACTGATCGTTCACAGCGATCAGGGATTCCAGTACACGTCCCATGCATACAAAGGTTGGCGCCCGAATCAGCATGTCTCGCCGAGGCAATTGTTATGA
- a CDS encoding polysaccharide deacetylase family protein, translating to MFKVKTGKWVAIGSLIVSVFMGSLVMSDDEALAADCSNGYVALTFDDGPNPNTTTTLLNALKQNGLRATFFNIGQNSQNYPSLVRDQQGAGMWIGNHSWSHPYMTQLSTSQMSSEITRTQQTLKSITGTAPKLFRPPYGDTNATLKSIETQNGLTEVLWNVDSQDWNGATTAQIVAAVGKMKNGDVILMHDQYQTTLQAVPQIAQNLKNRNLCSGMISPSTGRAVAPDGGSTGSGPSTGTKMEAENMAKSGQYTTNISSPFSGVALYANNDSLKYTQYFENGTHNFSLRGASNNSNMARVDLKIGGQTKGTFYFGGSSPAVYTLNNVSHGTGNQEIELVVTADDGTWDAYIDYLEIN from the coding sequence ATGTTTAAAGTTAAAACAGGAAAATGGGTGGCGATCGGGTCGCTCATCGTGTCTGTGTTCATGGGCTCGCTGGTGATGTCCGACGACGAGGCCCTTGCGGCTGATTGTTCGAACGGCTATGTAGCATTAACCTTCGACGATGGTCCTAATCCCAACACCACAACAACACTGCTTAACGCACTGAAGCAAAACGGCTTGCGCGCGACGTTCTTCAACATTGGACAGAATTCGCAGAATTACCCTTCACTCGTACGCGACCAGCAGGGAGCAGGCATGTGGATCGGCAACCATTCATGGTCGCATCCATATATGACACAACTGAGTACCTCACAAATGTCATCGGAAATTACACGCACGCAACAAACGCTGAAGTCCATTACCGGCACGGCACCGAAGTTGTTCCGTCCGCCGTACGGCGATACCAACGCGACTTTGAAGTCAATCGAGACCCAAAACGGTCTTACCGAAGTGCTGTGGAACGTTGACTCCCAAGACTGGAACGGCGCCACCACCGCCCAGATCGTAGCCGCCGTGGGCAAGATGAAAAACGGCGACGTGATCCTGATGCATGACCAATATCAGACTACGCTCCAAGCGGTTCCGCAGATTGCTCAGAACCTCAAGAACCGGAACCTATGCTCTGGCATGATCTCGCCGAGCACCGGCCGGGCGGTCGCACCTGACGGTGGAAGCACTGGAAGTGGGCCAAGCACAGGTACGAAAATGGAAGCCGAGAATATGGCCAAAAGCGGTCAGTACACCACGAATATCAGCTCGCCGTTCTCAGGAGTTGCTTTATACGCCAACAATGATTCGTTGAAATACACGCAGTATTTCGAAAACGGTACCCATAATTTCTCACTCCGTGGTGCTTCGAATAACTCCAACATGGCCAGAGTTGACTTAAAAATCGGTGGACAGACAAAGGGAACCTTCTACTTCGGTGGGAGCAGTCCTGCGGTCTACACCTTAAACAATGTCAGCCATGGAACCGGAAATCAAGAGATAGAGCTCGTTGTAACAGCCGATGACGGGACATGGGATGCTTACATTGACTATTTAGAGATCAACTGA
- a CDS encoding iron ABC transporter permease, producing MSTHKEQNKKGTLHFLGYMILGLILLLLVTAASITFGAAEMSLKLAWGAVFQFDPGITEHQIIHTLRFPRTVADIIVGCSLAVCGAIMQGTTRNPLADSGLIGISSGSTFAIALCMAFLPGRTYAETMVYSCLGAAVTTGITYYIASIGKRGMTPQRLVLAGMSISMLFGAFSSFIAIKYKIGQALDYWTAGGTASAQWNELAIIAPLFILGVICAIILSPSITILSFGEDVASGLGIRANRIKGFSTLIVLVLTGLSVIVVGPIGFVGLIVPHIMRHLIGTDYRYIIPASALYGGVFLVAADLLGRLINRPHETPLGIIFALVGVPYFLYLVRKQRREFS from the coding sequence ATGTCTACTCATAAAGAGCAAAACAAAAAAGGAACACTTCATTTTCTGGGATATATGATCTTGGGGCTGATCCTGCTGCTGCTTGTAACCGCAGCTTCTATAACATTTGGAGCCGCGGAAATGAGCTTGAAATTAGCATGGGGCGCTGTGTTTCAGTTTGATCCTGGTATTACAGAGCATCAAATTATTCACACTCTTCGTTTCCCGCGTACGGTTGCTGACATCATTGTAGGGTGCAGTCTGGCCGTTTGCGGGGCCATTATGCAGGGAACTACCCGTAACCCGCTGGCAGACTCCGGGCTCATTGGTATTAGCTCAGGATCGACATTTGCTATTGCATTATGTATGGCCTTTTTACCGGGTCGTACCTATGCAGAAACGATGGTGTATTCCTGTCTGGGTGCGGCAGTGACTACTGGAATTACGTATTACATTGCATCTATAGGTAAACGGGGGATGACCCCTCAGCGTCTGGTGTTAGCCGGAATGTCGATCTCCATGCTTTTTGGTGCGTTTAGTTCTTTTATTGCTATTAAATATAAGATCGGCCAAGCACTTGATTATTGGACGGCAGGTGGGACAGCCAGCGCCCAATGGAACGAATTGGCTATCATTGCACCCTTATTCATATTGGGCGTGATCTGTGCCATTATTCTTTCTCCCTCCATCACAATCTTAAGCTTCGGAGAGGATGTTGCATCAGGCTTGGGTATTCGTGCCAATAGAATCAAAGGCTTTTCGACCTTAATTGTCTTGGTGCTCACAGGGCTTTCTGTCATTGTGGTGGGTCCTATTGGTTTTGTGGGTCTGATTGTACCGCACATCATGCGTCATCTGATCGGAACGGATTATCGGTATATCATTCCTGCTTCAGCACTGTATGGTGGAGTTTTTTTAGTAGCAGCGGATTTGCTGGGAAGACTTATTAACCGTCCCCATGAAACACCGTTGGGTATTATCTTTGCATTGGTGGGTGTACCTTATTTTCTCTACCTTGTGCGTAAGCAAAGGAGGGAGTTTAGTTGA
- a CDS encoding pseudouridine synthase encodes MRINKYISETGFCSRRETNRLIAAGRITINGTVCEAGANVEPQDSVLIDGETIPVNNSEPVYLALNKPIGIVCTAAEQVAGNIISYVNFPSRIFAIGRLDKASEGLILLTNDGDIVNKMMRSEHGHEKEYVVTVDKPVTGEFTQAMSRGVEILNVITKPCDVYQQGEYEFRIILTQGLNLQIRRMCKALGYSVLKLERIRIMNITLDHLERGKWRHLDGEELKVLLSTLR; translated from the coding sequence GTGCGAATCAATAAGTACATAAGCGAAACGGGGTTCTGCTCACGCCGGGAAACGAATAGATTGATTGCAGCCGGGCGAATTACGATTAATGGCACAGTTTGCGAAGCTGGAGCGAATGTAGAGCCGCAGGATTCCGTACTGATTGATGGGGAAACGATTCCGGTTAATAATAGCGAGCCTGTATATTTGGCCCTGAATAAGCCCATCGGCATTGTATGTACGGCGGCGGAACAGGTTGCTGGCAATATTATTAGTTATGTAAACTTCCCTTCACGGATTTTTGCCATTGGCAGGCTGGATAAGGCATCGGAGGGGTTGATTTTACTAACGAATGACGGAGATATCGTTAATAAGATGATGCGTTCTGAGCATGGTCATGAGAAAGAATATGTGGTGACCGTAGACAAACCTGTTACAGGCGAGTTTACGCAGGCCATGTCCCGCGGTGTTGAAATATTGAACGTCATCACCAAACCATGTGATGTTTACCAGCAAGGTGAATATGAGTTTCGCATTATTTTGACCCAGGGCCTGAACTTGCAAATTCGTAGGATGTGCAAGGCTCTGGGATACAGCGTGCTAAAATTGGAGCGTATTCGAATTATGAATATTACACTGGATCATCTGGAACGAGGGAAATGGAGACATCTGGATGGTGAAGAGCTAAAGGTGCTTCTTTCTACGTTGAGATAG
- a CDS encoding ABC transporter substrate-binding protein, with the protein MNSKMNKRLYILLCVFTVSILVLSGCGNAGGTSESSTKQSATDTKKEASTDSGPRTVSTVMGDVEVPANPQRVVVNWYIGDVFTLGMTPVAVSGWSQKTMPFFDKLNGVPNIEKWESEEIMKYDPDLIITYDTKDYDKLSKIAPVLVMPDNKMTTLERVKFLGQATGHEAEADKAIATFESKLNDAKEKLKSDIFKDKTFSIFEDWGSDSYGVYYETGSRGGTLLYNYIGLHKPEKLEKLVKDSGEGRGSLSYEVAAEYFGDYVLWFKQEGKESQFAKTKIWSSIPAVKNGNIIEIPADYAGLFYYSDVLSMTGQLEYITNRLLEKTK; encoded by the coding sequence ATGAATAGCAAGATGAACAAGAGGCTTTACATATTGTTATGTGTATTTACTGTTTCGATCTTGGTTCTTTCGGGCTGCGGCAACGCTGGAGGTACCTCCGAGTCCTCTACCAAGCAGTCTGCGACCGACACGAAAAAGGAGGCAAGCACGGACTCTGGTCCCCGTACCGTATCCACAGTCATGGGGGATGTTGAGGTTCCTGCCAATCCTCAACGTGTGGTGGTCAACTGGTATATTGGGGATGTATTTACATTGGGAATGACACCAGTTGCGGTATCAGGCTGGTCGCAAAAAACCATGCCTTTTTTCGATAAGCTAAATGGAGTTCCAAATATTGAAAAGTGGGAATCCGAGGAAATTATGAAGTATGATCCTGACTTGATCATTACATATGACACAAAGGATTATGACAAGCTGTCCAAAATTGCGCCTGTCTTGGTGATGCCTGACAATAAAATGACAACACTTGAGCGGGTTAAATTCTTAGGACAGGCCACGGGTCATGAAGCAGAAGCTGACAAGGCGATTGCTACCTTTGAAAGCAAGCTCAATGACGCTAAGGAAAAATTAAAATCCGACATTTTCAAAGACAAAACCTTTAGTATATTCGAGGATTGGGGTAGCGACTCCTACGGAGTATATTATGAAACAGGCTCACGCGGCGGAACGTTGCTGTATAACTATATCGGACTTCACAAACCGGAAAAACTCGAAAAGTTAGTTAAAGATTCAGGAGAGGGCAGAGGGTCTTTATCTTATGAGGTGGCTGCTGAATATTTTGGCGACTATGTCCTCTGGTTCAAGCAGGAGGGTAAGGAATCTCAGTTTGCCAAAACGAAAATATGGAGCAGTATCCCGGCCGTGAAAAATGGGAATATCATCGAGATTCCAGCGGATTATGCAGGCCTGTTCTACTACTCTGACGTTTTGAGCATGACGGGGCAATTGGAATATATCACAAATAGATTGCTGGAAAAGACGAAGTAA